The genomic segment GCTCATGTGGTTGTCCCAGTAGTAGCGGATGTCGTGCTCCACCTTGCGGTTGAACATGTGCTGGTAGGAGGCCAGCAGGTGCTCGGCATCCTGCAGTGCGGTGGCGACCCAGGCGATGCCGCCTTCGAACCAGCCGACTTTCAGCCCCGGGTGGCGGTCCAGGATGCCGGAGAACAGGTACTTGGAGAACGTTTCCCGGAAGCCGTCGACGTTGATCATCATGCCGACGACCACGCTGTTGACTTCACACGGAGTCTTGGGCGGGGTCTCGCCGATGTGATGGGTGACCGGCAGGCCGGCGGCTTCGATCTCGTCCCAGATCGGGCTCATCGCGGTGCTGCCGTAATCGATGATCTCGCCGTCCTCACCCTTGCCCGGGTTCAGTGGCATCAGGAATGTCTTGAGTCCCAGCGACTTAACCTCGGCCAGCGTGCGGCGCGCACCATCGGGATTCCACCAGTTGATCAGTCCGACGCCGTAGAAGTGGCCGTTGCTGCGGGCCTGCACCTCGGCGATGTGCTCGTTGTAGATCCGGAAGATCCGCTCGCGCAGTTCCAGGTCGGGATAGTGGAACAGCGCCAGCACGGCGTTGGGGAAGGCGAGTTCTTTGTCGACGCCGTCCTCATGCAGTTCCTGGATGCGGGCGTCGATGTTGGTGGTGGCCGCCCCGGCGAGGTCGTCGTACTGCATGAGCACCCGGCTGAAGTCCAACGGCAGGAAGGTCTTTCCCTTGGCCCGGCCGACCATGTAGGCGCCGTCCTCGTACCAGATCCGCGGCGCCTTCTCCTTCAGTTCCTCCGGGAACTTGTCGAAGAAGATGTCCTCGGACAGCGAGATGTGGTTGTCGGCGGAGAACACCTCGGTGCCGGCCGGCAGGCCGGTGTCACCTTTGGCGTGACCCTGCCGGTCCTTGGGTGCACCCAGGCCGCCGGCGGGGTACAGCGTTGCGGTTGTCATGTGAGCTCCAATCAGGCTGTCGGGTACAGCTTTCACCAGGTGACGGGCAGTTCGTAAACGCCGTAGGCCAATTTGTCGTTCTTGAACGGAATCTCGTCGAGCGGCTTGGCCAGCGTGAGCGTCGGGATGCGCCGCAACAGCGTGCTGAACACGATCTGCAGTTCAGCGCGGGCCAGCTGCTGGCCGACGCACTGGTGGCGACCGTAGCCGAAGGCGAGGTGTTCGCGAGCGTTGTCGCGGTCCACACGCAGCTGCTCGGGATTCGGAAATGCCTTGGCGTCCCAGTCCGCCGGGGACAGGTCGATGATGATGCCCTCTCCCCCGCGGATCGTCACGCCCCCGATCTCGATGTCCTCGATCGCGACGCGGCGCTGACCGTTCTGGATGATGGACAGGTACCGCAGCAGTTCCTCGACCGCGTTCGCGACAACCTTCGGATCGTCCGTATCGCGCACGATCGCAGCCTGTTCGGGGTTCTCCAGCAGCGCCAGCACACCGATTCCGATCATATTGGCGGTGGTCTCGTGCCCGGCGATGAGCAGGCCGCTGGCCAGCTGCGCGGCTTCCTTGACGCTGATCTCGCCGGCCTTGACCCGTTCGGCGATATCCGACACCGCGTCCTCGGCCGGGTTCTCCATCTTCGCTTCGACGAGATTGCCCAGGTACTTCCCCAGGCTCGTCGCACCCTTCATGGTGTCTTCGGGCTTGGCGTAGCGGGCCAGCCCGGCATTGGCATGCTCCTGGAAGAAACCGTGGTCTTCGTATGGCACGCCGAGCATTTCGCAGATCACCTCGGTCGGCACGGGCAGCGCCAGCGCCGTCACCAGCTCGGCCGGCTGCGGGCCGGCCAGAATCTTGTCGATGGCGTCGTCGGTGATCTTCTGGATCGCCGGGCGCAGGCCCTCCACCCGCTTGAACGTGAACGGCTTGGACAGCATCCGGCGGTAGAAGGTGTGCTCTTCGGCGTCGGCGGTGAACACCGAACGCGGGCGCTTGGTCACCAGGGAGAGCATGTGCTCATTCCAGTGCGGGAAACCGGGGCGACGGTCGTCGACGCTCACCCTGGGGTCGGCGAACAACGTGCGGGCCTCCTCGTAGCCGGTGATCAGCCACGGGGTGCTGCCGTCCCAGATCCGCACCCGGCTCAGCGGTGCGGTGGCAGCCAGCTCCATCACCCGTTCCGGCGGCGCGAACGGGCACCGGCCGGTCCGCTCCATCGGATACTCCGGTGCGGTTGCCGCCTCGCTCGGCTCGGTTGTCAAAGTGTCCGACATGCCTCACTCCTCGACGTAGATGGCTTGCGCGGGACAGGCCGCGGCGGCCCGGCGCGCGTTGTCTTCCTGATCCGCCGGCGGGTTGGTTTCGAGCAACACGACCACGCCGTCCTCGTCACGCTGATCGAAGACCTCGGCCGCGTTGAGCACGCATTGGCCAGAGGAAACGCACTTGTCCTGGTCGACGGTGACCTTCATCGTGGTCCTAGCCTTGTGGTGTCACTGGGGCCAGCCACAGCCCGACGAGCGCGTCGACGAGTCCGGAAGCGGCTGTGCGCCAATTGGTTAGCGGTAAGGGCGTGCCCTCGGCGAGGGCCCGCTCGTATTCGGCGCAGGTGTGGATCAACAGGTTGCGCCCCATGATGTTGCGTTCCACCCGCACGTGGCCGGGCAGGTCGGGCAAGCAGCGATTGATGCCCTCCAGCACGACAATCAGGGCCGGCAGCGTCAGCGCGTCCCGGGTGACCGTCTGCTGGTAGGCCGGGTCGGCCATCACCTGCGCGGCGAATCGCGCATACCAGGTGGGGTTGCCCAGCGCCGTCAGATGATCGGTCAGCGGCAGCACCAGGCATTCCACCCAGTCGCGCAGTCCGGCGTCCTTGCCTGCCATCGCCGCGACCCGCTCCTCGCGCAGCTTCTCCACCGGTACGGCGTGCTTGTGTTCGATCGCGCGGACCAAATCGGTCTTGGTGCCGAAGTGGTAGCCGACTGCTGCATTGTTGCCCTGCCCGGCGGCCTCACTGACCTGGCGGTTCGACACCGCGAAGACCCCGTGTTCGGCGAACAGCCGCTCGGCGGCGGTGAGGATCGCCTCGCGGGTCAGGCTCGCCCGATCGGTGCGGGTGTTCCGAGAAGGGGTGGTCGCGGTGGTCATCGCAGGCCAGTCAACGCCGTGATCGTGATTAAGTCAAGCGATTGATTTAAGAATTCTCGGGCTGTTTCTTCTTCGGCACCGGCTTGCCCGCTGCCGTCCCG from the Mycolicibacterium crocinum genome contains:
- a CDS encoding ferredoxin encodes the protein MKVTVDQDKCVSSGQCVLNAAEVFDQRDEDGVVVLLETNPPADQEDNARRAAAACPAQAIYVEE
- a CDS encoding amidohydrolase family protein — its product is MTTATLYPAGGLGAPKDRQGHAKGDTGLPAGTEVFSADNHISLSEDIFFDKFPEELKEKAPRIWYEDGAYMVGRAKGKTFLPLDFSRVLMQYDDLAGAATTNIDARIQELHEDGVDKELAFPNAVLALFHYPDLELRERIFRIYNEHIAEVQARSNGHFYGVGLINWWNPDGARRTLAEVKSLGLKTFLMPLNPGKGEDGEIIDYGSTAMSPIWDEIEAAGLPVTHHIGETPPKTPCEVNSVVVGMMINVDGFRETFSKYLFSGILDRHPGLKVGWFEGGIAWVATALQDAEHLLASYQHMFNRKVEHDIRYYWDNHMSASFMVDPLGLKLLDEIGVDNVMWSSDYPHNESTFGYSEKSLRQVVDTVGQENAVKICSTNIKKFLGVQ
- a CDS encoding TetR/AcrR family transcriptional regulator translates to MTTATTPSRNTRTDRASLTREAILTAAERLFAEHGVFAVSNRQVSEAAGQGNNAAVGYHFGTKTDLVRAIEHKHAVPVEKLREERVAAMAGKDAGLRDWVECLVLPLTDHLTALGNPTWYARFAAQVMADPAYQQTVTRDALTLPALIVVLEGINRCLPDLPGHVRVERNIMGRNLLIHTCAEYERALAEGTPLPLTNWRTAASGLVDALVGLWLAPVTPQG
- a CDS encoding cytochrome P450 yields the protein MSDTLTTEPSEAATAPEYPMERTGRCPFAPPERVMELAATAPLSRVRIWDGSTPWLITGYEEARTLFADPRVSVDDRRPGFPHWNEHMLSLVTKRPRSVFTADAEEHTFYRRMLSKPFTFKRVEGLRPAIQKITDDAIDKILAGPQPAELVTALALPVPTEVICEMLGVPYEDHGFFQEHANAGLARYAKPEDTMKGATSLGKYLGNLVEAKMENPAEDAVSDIAERVKAGEISVKEAAQLASGLLIAGHETTANMIGIGVLALLENPEQAAIVRDTDDPKVVANAVEELLRYLSIIQNGQRRVAIEDIEIGGVTIRGGEGIIIDLSPADWDAKAFPNPEQLRVDRDNAREHLAFGYGRHQCVGQQLARAELQIVFSTLLRRIPTLTLAKPLDEIPFKNDKLAYGVYELPVTW